The following are from one region of the Poecilia reticulata strain Guanapo linkage group LG7, Guppy_female_1.0+MT, whole genome shotgun sequence genome:
- the LOC103468106 gene encoding L-rhamnose-binding lectin CSL3-like, with protein MGWIPSFGLKYERPASSSTHPASIMLCSTLFLAASCVLITSVFSQKLRVVACEGSAAQLDCDEGEVISVTSATYGRSDRNTCIAGRPANQITNVRCSSSSNKVAESCNGKQSCSITAANSVFGDPCVGTYKYLEVXYICYAFLTG; from the exons ATGGGATGGATTCCCTCCTTCGGGCTTAAATATGAGCGGCCAGCTTCTTCCAGCACCCATCCGGCTTCCATCATGCTCTGCTCCACGCTCT TCCTGGCAGCATCATGTGTGCTGATAACTTCAG ttttctccCAGAAGCTTCGCGTTGTGGCGTGTGAAGGATCCGCGGCTCAGCTGGACTGTG ACGAAGGTGAGGTCATATCTGTGACCAGTGCTACATATGGACGCAGTGACCGGAACACGTGCATCGCTGGACGACCCGCCAACCAGATAACCAACGTCCGATGCTCCAGCAGCTCAAATAAAGTTGCTGAGAg CTGCAACGGGAAGCAGAGCTGTTCTATCACAGCAGCAAACTCTGTGTTTGGAGATCCCTGCGTGGGAACCTACAAGTACCTGGAGGTGGAKTACATTTGTTACG CTTTTCTGACTGGGTGA